A region from the Gossypium hirsutum isolate 1008001.06 chromosome A08, Gossypium_hirsutum_v2.1, whole genome shotgun sequence genome encodes:
- the LOC107951828 gene encoding cyclin-U3-1, which yields MGTLAIDTECVDSDIYRALGFKELGKGVVGTPRILSLLSSLLEESVQRNEMESETVKFKDNVAMFHGLRAPTISIQHYIDRIFKYAGCSPLCFLVAYIYVDRFVQQTDVHLTSLNVHRLLITSVLVAAKFIDDAFFNNAYYARVGGVSTAELNRLEMSFLFGLDFRLQVTVNTFQRYCCQLQKECWEGNQIERPIRACGIKDSWPSKSDTQCAPTISR from the exons ATGGGAACTCTTGCAATCGATACCGAGTGTGTGGATTCTGACATATACCGTGCTTTGGGATTCAAAGAATTGGGTAAAGGAGTTGTTGGAACTCCACGGATTTTGTCACTGCTTTCTTCGCTTCTTGAGGAATCCGTCCAAAGAAACGAGATGGAGTCCGAGACGGTGAAGTTCAAAGATAATGTTGCCATGTTTCATGGGTTAAGAGCTCCCACCATAAGCATTCAGCATTATATTGATCGCATCTTCAAGTATGCTGGCTGCAGTCCGTTGTGCTTTCTCGTTGCATACATTTATGTGGATAGATTTGTTCAACAAACGGATGTGCATTTGACTTCCCTTAATGTTCACCGACTCCTCATAACCAGTGTATTGGTAGCCGCAAAGTTTATTGATGATGC GTTTTTCAACAATGCATATTATGCGCGAGTGGGAGGGGTAAGCACGGCGGAGCTCAACAGGTTGGAGATGAGCTTCCTGTTTGGTCTGGATTTCAGACTTCAAGTAACTGTGAATACATTCCAAAGATACTGTTGTCAGCTGCAAAAGGAATGTTGGGAAGGTAATCAAATCGAAAGGCCTATTCGAGCCTGTGGAATCAAAGATAGTTGGCCAAGCAAAAGTGATACGCAATGCGCTCCCACAATTTCAAGATGA